In Salvelinus namaycush isolate Seneca chromosome 15, SaNama_1.0, whole genome shotgun sequence, a genomic segment contains:
- the LOC120059886 gene encoding neuroglobin-1, with protein MEKLTEKEKELIRVSWESLGKNKVPHGVIMFSRLFELEPALLNLFHYNTNCGTTQDCLSSPEFLDHVTKVMLVIDAAVSHLDNLHTLEDFLLNLGKKHQAVGVNTQSFAVVGESLLYMLQCSLGQGYTAPLRQAWLNMYTIVVAAMSRGWAKNGEHKTD; from the exons ATGGAGAAgctgacagagaaagagaaggagctGATCCGAGTCAGCTGGGAGAGTCTTGGCAAGAACAAAGTTCCACACGGAGTCATCATGTTCTCCAG ACTGTTTGAACTAGAGCCTGCACTCCTCAACCTCTTCCACTACAACACAAACTGTGGCACCACACAAGACTGCCTCTCCAGCCCTGAGTTCCTGGACCATGTCACAAAG GTAATGTTGGTGATCGATGCAGCAGTCAGTCACCTGGACAACCTCCATACCTTGGAGGATTTTCTGCTCAACCTGGGGAAGAAGCACCAGGCAGTCGGGGTTAACACCCAGTCCTTCGCT GTGGTGGGGGAGTCCCTTCTCTACATGTTGCAGTGCAGTCTGGGTCAGGGGTACACAGCCCCGCTGCGTCAGGCCTGGCTCAACATGTACACCATTGTAGTGGCGGCCATGAGCAGAGGATGGGCCAAGAACGGAGAACACAAGACTGACTGA